From Musa acuminata AAA Group cultivar baxijiao chromosome BXJ3-8, Cavendish_Baxijiao_AAA, whole genome shotgun sequence, one genomic window encodes:
- the LOC103995655 gene encoding hevamine-A-like, whose amino-acid sequence MAIRSPASPLLLAACLLLALAGRLRAEPCIAVYWGQNGNEGGLREACATGYYKYVLIAFLNQFGGGQMPQMNLAGHCDPNTGGCTFLSNDIISCQQEYNVKVMLSLGGGIGSYRLVSEEDAREVAAYIWDNFLGGSSPNRPLGDAVLDGVDFDIEGGSKDHWDDLARFLNAYSTPEQKVYLSAAPQCPKPDYYLQTAIDTGLFDYLWVQFYNNYCQYSPSTVDTFVQVWNQWTSTSVGKVFLGLPASPAAAGSGYVTPDDLINIVLPLVKDSDKYGGIMLWSRYYDGLNNYSAQVKDYVCPNDVSFTSTMRIKPLMKV is encoded by the coding sequence ATGGCGATCCGATCACCAGCATCGCCGCTACTACTAGCAGCGTGCTTGCTACTTGCACTCGCCGGAAGACTGCGTGCCGAACCATGCATTGCAGTCTACTGGGGCCAAAACGGCAACGAGGGAGGCTTACGAGAAGCCTGTGCCACCGGCTACTACAAGTACGTCCTCATAGCCTTCCTCAACCAGTTCGGCGGCGGCCAGATGCCACAGATGAACCTCGCCGGCCACTGTGACCCCAACACCGGCGGCTGCACTTTCCTGAGCAACGACATCATCTCATGCCAGCAGGAGTACAACGTCAAGGTGATGCTCTCCCTCGGCGGTGGCATCGGCAGCTACCGCCTGGTGTCCGAGGAGGATGCCCGGGAGGTCGCCGCCTACATCTGGGACAATTTCTTGGGCGGCTCATCCCCCAACCGGCCCCTCGGGGACGCCGTCTTGGATGGCGTGGACTTCGACATCGAGGGAGGGAGCAAAGACCACTGGGACGACCTTGCTCGCTTCTTGAACGCCTACAGCACGCCGGAGCAGAAAGTTTACCTGAGCGCGGCGCCACAGTGCCCCAAACCCGACTATTACCTTCAAACTGCGATCGACACCGGTCTCTTCGACTACCTGTGGGTGCAGTTCTACAACAACTACTGCCAGTACTCCCCCAGCACCGTTGACACCTTTGTTCAGGTATGGAACCAGTGGACTTCCACGAGCGTAGGCAAGGTGTTCCTCGGACTCCCTGCTTCTCCTGCCGCAGCCGGAAGTGGCTACGTCACACCTGATGACCTCATAAATATAGTGCTTCCCCTCGTCAAGGACTCGGACAAGTACGGAGGAATTATGCTATGGAGCAGATACTATGACGGGCTCAATAACTATAGTGCTCAGGTGAAGGACTACGTGTGTCCTAATGATGTGTCCTTTACTTCGACTATGCGGATTAAGCCTTTGATGAAGGTTTGA
- the LOC135581469 gene encoding hevamine-A-like, translating into MAIRSPALPLLLAACLLLALTGRLRAEPCIAVYWGQNGYEGGLREACATGNYKYVLIAFFNQFGGNQEPQLNLAGHCDPNTNGCTFLSNDIVSCQRDHNVKVMLSLGGAIGNYRLVSKEEAREVARYIYNSFLGGSSSDRPLGNAVLDGVDFDIEGGSRDHWEDLARYLKAYSTPERKIHLSAAPQCPMPDYFLHPAIDTGLFDYLWVQFYNNYCQYSSDNAATFEQIWNRWTSMNVTKVFLGLPASSQAAGGGFVRPAELVTQVLPIVKRSEKYGGIMLWNRYHDVLYGYSSEVKNYVCSDRLSSILSMLVRPSMMV; encoded by the coding sequence ATGGCGATCCGATCACCAGCGTTGCCGCTGCTACTAGCAGCGTGCCTGCTACTTGCACTCACCGGAAGACTGCGTGCCGAACCATGCATCGCGGTCTACTGGGGCCAAAACGGCTACGAAGGAGGCTTACGAGAAGCCTGTGCCACCGGCAACTACAAGTACGTCCTCATAGCCTTCTTCAACCAGTTCGGCGGCAACCAAGAGCCGCAGCTGAACCTCGCCGGCCATTGTGACCCCAACACCAACGGCTGCACTTTCCTGAGCAACGACATCGTCTCGTGCCAGAGGGATCACAACGTCAAGGTGATGCTCTCCCTGGGCGGCGCCATCGGCAACTACCGCCTGGTGTCCAAGGAGGAAGCCAGGGAGGTCGCCCGCTACATCTACAACAGTTTCTTGGGCGGCTCTTCCTCCGACCGGCCCCTCGGGAACGCCGTGTTGGACGGCGTAGACTTCGACATCGAGGGAGGGAGCAGAGACCACTGGGAAGACCTTGCTCGCTACTTGAAGGCCTACAGCACGCCGGAGCGGAAAATTCACCTGAGCGCGGCTCCACAGTGCCCCATGCCCGACTATTTCCTTCATCCTGCGATCGACACCGGTCTCTTCGACTACCTGTGGGTGCAGTTCTACAACAACTACTGCCAGTACTCCTCCGACAACGCGGCCACCTTTGAACAGATATGGAACCGATGGACCTCCATGAACGTAACCAAGGTGTTCCTCGGACTCCCTGCTTCTTCTCAGGCGGCTGGAGGTGGCTTCGTTAGGCCCGCCGAGCTCGTTACTCAAGTTCTTCCCATCGTGAAGAGGTCAGAGAAGTATGGAGGAATTATGCTGTGGAATAGATACCACGACGTTCTCTATGGCTACAGTTCCGAGGTTAAGAACTATGTGTGCTCGGATCGTCTGTCCTCCATCTTGTCCATGCTGGTGAGGCCTTCCATGATGGTCTGA
- the LOC135645321 gene encoding hevamine-A-like, which produces MALFMTHHPKLALPTASWFTMAIRSPALSLLLAACLLLALAGRLRAEPCIAVYWGQNGFEGGLREACATGYYKYVLIAFLNQFGNGQIPQMNLAGHCDPNNGGCTFLSNDILSCQRDYNVQVMLSLGGAIGSYRLVSKEDAREVAHYIYNSFLGGSSSNRPLGNAVLDGVDFDIEGGSRNHWDDLARYLKAYSTTEQKVHLSAAPQCPMPDYFLQPAIDTGLFDYLWVQFYNNYCQYSSGNAVTFEPIWNQWVSANVSKVFLGLPASPQAAGSGFVTPDELIDSVLPIVKRSEKYGGIMLWSRYHDVIYGFSPQVKNHVCRDRMASLLSMRVRPFIKV; this is translated from the coding sequence ATGGCCTTGTTCATGACACACCATCCCAAGCTTGCCTTGCCAACAGCCTCCTGGTTCACCATGGCGATCCGATCACCAGCGTTGTCGCTGCTACTAGCAGCGTGCCTGCTACTTGCACTCGCCGGAAGACTGCGTGCCGAACCATGCATTGCAGTCTACTGGGGCCAAAACGGCTTCGAGGGAGGCTTACGAGAAGCCTGTGCCACCGGCTACTACAAGTACGTCCTCATAGCCTTCCTCAACCAGTTCGGCAACGGCCAGATTCCACAGATGAACCTCGCCGGCCACTGTGACCCCAACAACGGCGGCTGCACTTTCCTGAGCAACGACATCCTCTCGTGCCAGAGGGATTACAATGTCCAGGTGATGCtctccctgggcggtgccatcggcaGCTACCGCCTGGTGTCCAAGGAGGATGCCAGGGAGGTCGCCCACTACATCTATAACAGTTTCTTGGGCGGCTCTTCCTCCAACCGGCCCCTCGGGAACGCCGTGTTGGACGGCGTAGACTTCGACATCGAGGGAGGGAGCAGAAACCACTGGGACGACCTTGCTCGCTACTTGAAGGCCTACAGCACGACGGAGCAGAAAGTTCACCTGAGCGCGGCTCCACAGTGCCCCATGCCCGACTATTTCCTTCAACCTGCGATCGACACGGGTCTCTTCGACTACCTGTGGGTGCAGTTCTACAACAACTACTGCCAGTACTCCTCCGGCAACGCGGTCACCTTTGAACCGATATGGAACCAGTGGGTTTCCGCAAACGTAAGCAAGGTGTTCCTCGGCCTCCCTGCTTCTCCTCAGGCGGCTGGAAGTGGCTTCGTCACACCCGACGAGCTCATAGATAGCGTTCTTCCCATCGTCAAGCGCTCAGAGAAGTATGGAGGAATTATGCTATGGAGCAGATACCACGACGTTATCTATGGCTTCAGTCCTCAGGTAAAGAACCATGTGTGTCGCGATCGTATGGCCTCCCTCTTGTCCATGCGGGTGAGGCCCTTCATCAAGGTTTGA
- the LOC103995652 gene encoding hevamine-A-like, with translation MASLSPLLVAVLCLLLAITGRLHAESCIGVYWGQNGNEGSLREACATGNYKYVLIAFLNQFGNGQIPRLNLAGHCDPNSGGCTFLSNDIISCQQDYNVTVMLSLGGAIGNYHLVSKEDARDVAAYIWDNFLGGSSPNRPLGNAVLDGVDFDIEGGSRDHWDDLVRYLKAYSTPGQKVYLSAATRCCMPDYYLQTAIDTGLFDYLWVQFCDIYCQCSLSDVDTFFRICDQWDSMNVSKVFLGLTVHRGNDCVTPEDLVNIVIPIIKHCDKYGGIMLWNRYSDAITNYSAQVKDYVCPDRRLYSTAATLVASSSV, from the coding sequence ATGGCGAGCTTATCACCACTGCTAGTAGCAGTCCTGTGCCTGTTACTTGCAATCACAGGAAGACTGCATGCTGAATCATGTATTGGAGTCTACTGGGGTCAAAATGGCAACGAGGGAAGCTTACGAGAAGCTTGTGCCACCGGCAACTACAAGTACGTCCTAATAGCCTTCCTCAACCAGTTCGGCAACGGCCAGATTCCACGGTTGAACCTCGCCGGCCACTGTGACCCCAACAGCGGCGGCTGCACTTTCCTGAGCAACGACATAATCTCATGCCAGCAGGACTACAACGTCACGGTGATGCtctccctgggcggtgccatcggcaACTACCACCTGGTGTCCAAGGAGGATGCCAGGGATGTCGCCGCCTACATCTGGGACAATTTCTTGGGCGGCTCATCCCCCAACCGGCCCCTCGGGAACGCCGTGTTGGACGGGGTAGACTTCGACATCGAGGGAGGGAGCAGAGACCACTGGGACGACCTTGTTCGCTACTTGAAGGCCTACAGCACGCCAGGGCAGAAAGTTTACCTGAGCGCGGCAACACGCTGCTGCATGCCCGACTATTACCTTCAAACTGCAATCGACACCGGTCTCTTCGACTACCTGTGGGTGCAGTTCTGCGACATCTACTGCCAGTGCTCCCTCAGCGACGTTGACACCTTTTTTAGGATATGCGACCAGTGGGATTCCATGAACGTAAGCAAGGTGTTCCTCGGACTCACTGTTCATCGTGGAAATGACTGCGTCACACCTGAGGACCTCGTAAACATAGTTATTCCCATCATCAAACATTGCGATAAGTATGGAGGAATTATGCTGTGGAACCGATACTCTGACGCTATCACTAACTATAGCGCTCAGGTGAAGGACTACGTGTGTCCTGATCGTCGTCTGTACTCCACCGCGGCTACTTTGGTGGCGTCGTCTTCCGTGTGA
- the LOC135644560 gene encoding hevamine-A-like, producing MASLPPLQLAVLCLLLALTGRLRAEPSCIAVYWGQNGFELRLREACATGYYKYVLVAFLNQFGNGRIPQMNLAGHCDPNSGGCTFLSGDIISCQQDHNVTVMLSLGGARGNYNLVSEEDAREVATYIWNNFLGGSSANRPLGNAVLDGVDLDIESGGAAHYDDLVRYLKAYDTPERKVYLSAAPQCVFPDAHVQPAIDTGLLDYLWVQFYNNYCQYSPSNVDTFVHVWNQWVSVNVSKVFLGLLASPDAGSGYVAPDDLINKVLPLVKPSEKYGGIMLWNRYYDLINNYSARVKDYVCPDRRLYSIASTLLPSSAV from the coding sequence ATGGCGAGCTTGCCACCACTGCAACTAGCAGTCCTGTGCCTGTTGCTTGCACTCACCGGAAGACTGCGTGCCGAACCATCATGCATCGCAGTCTACTGGGGCCAAAACGGCTTCGAGCTACGCTTACGAGAAGCCTGTGCCACCGGCTACTACAAGTACGTCCTCGTAGCCTTCCTCAACCAGTTCGGCAACGGCCGGATTCCACAGATGAACCTCGCCGGCCACTGTGACCCCAACAGCGGCGGCTGCACTTTCCTGAGCGGCGACATCATCTCGTGCCAGCAGGACCACAACGTCACGGTGATGCTCTCCCTGGGCGGTGCCAGAGGTAACTACAACCTGGTGTCCGAGGAGGATGCCAGGGAGGTCGCCACCTACATCTGGAACAATTTCTTGGGCGGTTCTTCCGCCAATCGACCCCTCGGGAACGCCGTCTTGGACGGAGTAGACTTGGACATCGAAAGTGGGGGTGCCGCTCACTACGACGATCTTGTTCGCTACTTGAAGGCCTACGATACGCCGGAGCGGAAAGTCTACTTGAGCGCGGCTCCGCAGTGCGTCTTCCCAGACGCACACGTTCAACCTGCGATCGACACCGGTCTCTTGGACTACCTGTGGGTGCAGTTCTACAACAACTACTGTCAGTACTCCCCCAGCAACGTTGACACCTTTGTTCACGTATGGAACCAGTGGGTTTCCGTAAACGTAAGCAAGGTGTTCCTCGGACTCCTTGCTTCACCTGATGCTGGAAGTGGCTACGTCGCACCTGATGACCTCATAAATAAAGTTCTTCCCCTCGTCAAGCCCTCAGAGAAGTACGGAGGAATTATGCTATGGAACAGATACTATGACCTGATCAATAACTATAGTGCTCGGGTGAAGGACTACGTGTGCCCTGATCGTCGTCTGTACTCCATCGCGTCTACTTTGTTGCCGTCGTCTGCCGTGTGA
- the LOC135644785 gene encoding hevamine-A-like, translating to MASLPPLKLAVLCLLLALTGRLRAEPSCIAVYWGQNGYEGGLRDACATGYYKYVLVAFLNQFGNGQIPQMNLAGHCDPNSGSCTFLSSDIISCQQDYNVKVMLSLGGAIGKYSLASKEDAKEVATYIWNNFLGGSSSNRPLGNAVLDGVDLDIELGGAAHYDDLVRYLKAYSTAEKKVYLSAAPQCVFPDAHLQPAIDTGLLDYLWVQFYNNYCGYYPGNEDIFARTWNQWVSANVGKVFLGLPASPQAAGNGFVTPDDVIKRIIPIVKRSEKYGGIMLWNRYYDVINAFSPRVKNFVCPNDLSFALSMRIKQLTMI from the coding sequence ATGGCGAGCTTACCACCACTGAAACTAGCAGTCCTGTGCCTGTTGCTTGCACTCACCGGAAGACTGCGTGCCGAACCATCATGCATCGCAGTCTACTGGGGCCAAAACGGCTACGAGGGAGGCTTACGAGACGCCTGTGCCACCGGCTACTACAAGTACGTCCTCGTAGCCTTCCTCAACCAGTTCGGCAACGGCCAGATTCCACAGATGAACCTCGCCGGCCACTGTGACCCCAACAGCGGCAGCTGCACTTTCCTGAGCAGCGACATCATCTCGTGCCAGCAGGACTACAACGTCAAGGTGATGCtctccctgggcggtgccatcggcaAGTACAGCCTGGCGTCCAAGGAGGATGCCAAGGAGGTCGCCACCTACATCTGGAACAATTTCTTGGGCGGCTCTTCCTCCAACCGGCCCCTAGGGAACGCCGTGTTGGACGGCGTAGACTTGGACATCGAACTAGGGGGTGCCGCTCACTACGACGATCTTGTTCGCTACTTGAAGGCCTACAGCACGGCGGAGAAGAAAGTTTACTTGAGCGCGGCTCCGCAGTGCGTCTTCCCAGACGCACACCTTCAACCTGCGATCGACACCGGCCTCTTGGACTACCTGTGGGTGCAGTTCTACAACAACTACTGCGGGTACTACCCCGGCAACGAGGACATCTTTGCACGGACATGGAACCAGTGGGTTTCCGCAAACGTAGGCAAGGTGTTCCTCGGACTCCCTGCTTCTCCACAGGCGGCTGGAAATGGCTTCGTCACACCCGACGATGTCATAAAACGCATTATTCCCATCGTCAAGCGCTCAGAGAAGTATGGAGGAATTATGCTATGGAACAGATACTATGACGTTATCAATGCCTTCAGTCCTCGAGTAAAGAACTTTGTGTGTCCCAATGACTTATCCTTCGCCTTGTCCATGAGGATTAAGCAGTTGACGATGATCTGA
- the LOC135645385 gene encoding uncharacterized protein LOC135645385 isoform X2, with amino-acid sequence MIRRVGSHYSHLVRFSSEPSEQYDEDCDTLTVWLKQGSDLSAFVHCASEDHMKALFDLLEILKDLEVVVVKGTVECEASILLRSVFITRLPCKVEYLGELIKNKMASTDVVQKYPKVSGEQMGTAEDIGNKKLYADSATSLRFVYNGPRTSVMLIETAHNPAVPCEIIKVLSELNCYVESAVIETEERIHVFQLKNFLMSKLTHMLISNRAKLLKPNSTLASGWQH; translated from the exons ATGATCCGCCG GGTTGGTTCTCATTATTCTCATTTGGTGCGATTCTCCTCCGAG CCATCAGAACAGTATGATGAGGATTGTGATACACTGACTGTTTGGCTAAAGCAAGGTTCAGATCTTTCAGCATTTGTGCATTGTGCTTCAGAGGACCATATGAAGGCATTATTTGACCTG CTGGAGATTTTGAAGGATCTTGAAGTTGTTGTGGTTAAAGGAACTGTAGAGTGTGAGGCTTCTATTTTACTAAGATCAGTGTTTATTACAAGATT GCCATGCAAAGTTGAGTATCTTGGTGAGCTCATTAAGAACAAGATGGCCTCCACTGATGTTGTACAGAAGTATCCAAAA GTATCTGGTGAGCAAATGGGAACTGCAGAGGATATTGGAAACAAGAAG CTCTATGCCGATTCTGCAACATCTTTGCGTTTTGTCTACAATGGACCAAGGACAAG CGTGATGCTCATAGAGACGGCCCATAATCCGGCGGTGCCTTGTGAAATAATCAAGGTTCTTTCAGAGTTAAACTGCTACGTGGAGTCAGCCGTGATCGAGACTGAAGAACGTATCCATGTATTTCAACTGAAGAATTTTCTCATGTCGAAACTAACTCACATGTTAATTTCTAACAGGGCCAAGTTGCTAAAGCCAAATTCCACCTTAGCTTCGGGTTGGCAGCATTGA
- the LOC135645385 gene encoding uncharacterized protein LOC135645385 isoform X1 yields MVFPVFRCCSVLTLSVIVSCQPSEQYDEDCDTLTVWLKQGSDLSAFVHCASEDHMKALFDLLEILKDLEVVVVKGTVECEASILLRSVFITRLPCKVEYLGELIKNKMASTDVVQKYPKVSGEQMGTAEDIGNKKLYADSATSLRFVYNGPRTSVMLIETAHNPAVPCEIIKVLSELNCYVESAVIETEERIHVFQLKNFLMSKLTHMLISNRAKLLKPNSTLASGWQH; encoded by the exons ATGGTATTCCCTGTGTTTCGTTGTTGTTCTGTACTGACCCTGTCAGTAATTGTTTCCTGTCAGCCATCAGAACAGTATGATGAGGATTGTGATACACTGACTGTTTGGCTAAAGCAAGGTTCAGATCTTTCAGCATTTGTGCATTGTGCTTCAGAGGACCATATGAAGGCATTATTTGACCTG CTGGAGATTTTGAAGGATCTTGAAGTTGTTGTGGTTAAAGGAACTGTAGAGTGTGAGGCTTCTATTTTACTAAGATCAGTGTTTATTACAAGATT GCCATGCAAAGTTGAGTATCTTGGTGAGCTCATTAAGAACAAGATGGCCTCCACTGATGTTGTACAGAAGTATCCAAAA GTATCTGGTGAGCAAATGGGAACTGCAGAGGATATTGGAAACAAGAAG CTCTATGCCGATTCTGCAACATCTTTGCGTTTTGTCTACAATGGACCAAGGACAAG CGTGATGCTCATAGAGACGGCCCATAATCCGGCGGTGCCTTGTGAAATAATCAAGGTTCTTTCAGAGTTAAACTGCTACGTGGAGTCAGCCGTGATCGAGACTGAAGAACGTATCCATGTATTTCAACTGAAGAATTTTCTCATGTCGAAACTAACTCACATGTTAATTTCTAACAGGGCCAAGTTGCTAAAGCCAAATTCCACCTTAGCTTCGGGTTGGCAGCATTGA
- the LOC135646236 gene encoding sialyltransferase-like protein 1, whose amino-acid sequence MKRSLRLPFSFLILVAVFSVLSFRAAVQDSRRRERRPEVAPPANATLLRLAAVESGEAELRKDVDDLLDGTFPSGHRGVAGWRLRTHLDWRQENHLEVLRRNEPRFPHRLRGPKDYRALPDFRRPLRDWFRRRRFHPGVMSELVELIKRPIDRHHGRPDTKTERYGSCAVVGNSGILLNNDHGGLIDGHDLVIRLNNARVSGYNHKVGSKTGLSFVNSNILQLCARRPGCFCHPYGETVPIVMYICQPVHFLDYAVCNSSHKAPLLITDVRFDMLCARIVKYYSLKTFVDTTGKPPGEWTKVHDEKMFHYSSGMQAVMLALGICDQVSVFGFGKSAEAKHHYHTNQKAELDLHDYEAEYALYRDLVEQPQVIPFLKDFGFKVPPIVFYH is encoded by the coding sequence ATGAAGCGATCCCTCCGTTTGCCCTTCAGCTTTTTGATCCTCGTCGCTGTGTTTTCTGTCCTCAGCTTCCGGGCGGCGGTGCAGGACAGCAGGCGGCGGGAGCGGCGGCCGGAGGTGGCCCCTCCGGCCAACGCGACTCTTCTTAGGTTGGCGGCGGTGGAGTCCGGGGAGGCGGAACTGCGGAAGGACGTCGACGACCTCCTCGACGGGACCTTCCCCTCTGGCCACCGTGGCGTGGCCGGGTGGCGGCTCCGGACCCACTTGGACTGGCGGCAGGAGAACCACCTGGAGGTGCTGCGTCGGAATGAGCCCCGGTTTCCCCACCGGCTCCGGGGCCCCAAGGACTACCGGGCCTTGCCCGATTTCCGCCGCCCCCTCCGCGACTGGTTCCGGCGCCGCCGGTTCCATCCCGGGGTCATGTCGGAGCTGGTCGAGCTCATCAAACGCCCCATCGATCGCCACCACGGCCGCCCCGACACCAAAACAGAGCGGTACGGCTCCTGCGCCGTGGTCGGCAACAGCGGGATCCTCCTGAACAACGACCACGGCGGCCTGATCGACGGCCACGACCTGGTGATCCGCCTCAACAACGCTCGCGTCAGCGGGTACAACCACAAGGTCGGATCAAAGACCGGCCTTTCCTTCGTCAACAGCAACATCCTCCAACTCTGCGCTCGAAGGCCGGGCTGCTTCTGTCATCCGTACGGCGAGACCGTCCCCATCGTCATGTACATCTGCCAACCCGTCCATTTCCTCGACTACGCCGTGTGCAATTCGTCCCACAAGGCGCCGCTCCTCATCACGGACGTGCGGTTCGACATGCTCTGCGCCCGGATCGTGAAGTACTACTCTCTGAAGACGTTCGTGGACACAACAGGGAAGCCGCCGGGGGAGTGGACGAAGGTCCACGACGAGAAGATGTTCCACTACTCGTCGGGGATGCAGGCGGTGATGCTGGCCTTGGGGATCTGCGACCAAGTCAGCGTCTTTGGCTTCGGGAAGTCGGCGGAGGCGAAGCACCATTACCACACGAACCAGAAGGCGGAGCTGGACTTGCATGATTACGAGGCGGAGTACGCCTTGTACAGGGACCTGGTGGAGCAGCCGCAGGTAATACCCTTCCTCAAGGACTTTGGATTCAAGGTTCCTCCAATAGTATTCTACCATTGA